Proteins encoded in a region of the Phoenix dactylifera cultivar Barhee BC4 unplaced genomic scaffold, palm_55x_up_171113_PBpolish2nd_filt_p 001755F, whole genome shotgun sequence genome:
- the LOC120109040 gene encoding protein STRICTOSIDINE SYNTHASE-LIKE 13-like — MGRLVLGAQDGLPPNPCLFFAVLFLGLVLMDPFHLGPLSGHDYRPVKHAIAPYKQVMQQWPRDNQSRLRFGRLEFVDKVFGPESIEFDPEGQGPYAGLADGRVVRWMGENIGWETFAVVNPNWSEKVCANGVDSTTSKQHKNEKWCGRPLGLRFNERTGELYIADAYFGLTVVGSNGGVATPLATHVHGRPILFANDLDVHSNGSIFFTDTSMRYTRKDHFLILLEGEATGKLLRYDPASRTTQVVLRGLAFPNGVQISKDKKFLLFTETTNCRIMRYWLEGPKMGKLEVFADLPGFPDNVRMNEKGQFWVAIDCCRTPAQEVFSQNPWLRSIYFRLPLKMSFLARLVGMKMYTVISLFDEEGKIVQVLEDRGGEVVKLVSEVREVNGKLWIGTVAHNHIATFPYS, encoded by the exons ATGGGGAGATTGGTTTTGGGTGCGCAGGATGGCCTTCCGCCAAACCCATGCCTCTTCTTCGCAGTCTTGTTTCTTGGTCTAGTTCTCATGGACCCGTTTCATCTAGGTCCACTCAGTGGGCATGATTATAGACCAGTGAAGCATGCCATTGCACCCTACAAGCAGGTCATGCAGCAGTGGCCTAGAGACAACCAAAGCAGGCTGAGGTTTGGAAGGCTCGAGTTCGTCGACAAGGTCTTCGGGCCGGAGTCGATAGAATTCGATCCAGAGGGGCAAGGACCTTATGCAGGCTTAGCCGATGGCCGGGTTGTCCGGTGGATGGGCGAAAACATCGGATGGGAAACATTTGCAGTTGTTAACCCTAACTG GTCTGAGAAAGTTTGTGCTAATGGTGTGGACTCAACGACTTCGAAGCAGCATAAGAATGAGAAATGGTGCGGCCGGCCTCTTGGCCTAAGGTTCAATGAGAGGACTGGGGAGCTTTACATTGCtgatgcatactttggactcacGGTTGTAGGATCGAATGGTGGCGTTGCAACACCTCTAGCAACTCATGTGCACGGGAGGCCTATTCTTTTTGCAAATGACTTGGATGTGCATAGCAACGGGTCTATTTTCTTCACGGATACTAGCATGAGATACACTAGAAA AGATCATTTTCTAATATTGCTAGAAGGAGAAGCCACAGGAAAGCTTCTCAGGTATGACCCAGCATCTAGGACTACTCAAGTTGTACTGCGGGGCCTGGCTTTTCCAAATGGAGTACAGATATCAAAGGATAAAAAGTTTCTGCTCTTCACAGAGACCACCAATTGCag GATAATGAGGTATTGGCTAGAGGGACCAAAGATGGGGAAGTTGGAGGTCTTTGCAGACTTGCCAGGGTTTCCAGACAATGTAAGGATGAATGAGAAAGGCCAGTTTTGGGTGGCCATCGATTGTTGCCGGACTCCAGCCCAAGAGGTCTTCTCGCAGAATCCATGGCTAAGGAGTATATATTTTAGATTGCCTCTGAAGATGAGCTTTCTGGCGAGGCTGGTGGGGATGAAAATGTACACCGTCATCTCTCTCTTTGACGAGGAGGGAAAGATTGTCCAGGTGCTGGAAGATAGAGGTGGTGAGGTGGTGAAACTAGTTAGTGAAGTTAGGGAGGTGAATGGCAAACTTTGGATTGGAACAGTAGCTCATAACCATATTGCTACTTTTCCTTACTCCTAG